The Cinclus cinclus chromosome 3, bCinCin1.1, whole genome shotgun sequence genome has a window encoding:
- the MTRES1 gene encoding mitochondrial transcription rescue factor 1: MTGFRLPISTFSKLNVWFGLWEKFPSNKLYPTWRRSLFCSCQASSVNYRRCFNFSPVRLSALRLSPEYISVLSLRNKSSKSSKRSRQSVQEEEEEEDEDDSSLEDEFENDPNVIKDYKDLEKVVQSLRYDVILKAGLDMARNKVEDAFYNNELRLNGEKLWKKSRTVKLGDTLDLIIGEDKETGAAVVMRVVLKKLSDKTESEKYKVILRRWKNLKVPKQDVFK; the protein is encoded by the exons ATGACTGGCTTCAGGCTCCCCATCAGCACTTTCAGCAAACTAAATGTCTGGTTTGGACTGTGGGAGAAATTTCCCTCAAATAAACTGTATCCCACTTGGAGGAGAAGCTTATTCTGTAGCTGTCAAGCAAGCTCAGTAAACTACAGAAGATGTTTCAATTTTTCCCCAGTCAGACTCAGTGCACTAAGACTCTCTCCAGAGTATATCTCAGTACTTTCTCTGCggaacaaaagcagcaaaagctcTAAAAGGAGCAGACAAAGTGTacaagaagaggaggaagaagaggatgaAGATGACAGTAGTTTGGAAGATGAATTTGAAAATGACCCCAATGTAATAAAAGATTACAAGGATCTTGAAAAAGTAGTGCAGTCTCTTCGATATGATGTTATATTGAAAGCTGGTCTAGACATGGCAAGAAA taaagTAGAAGATGCATTCTACAATAATGAACTCAGGCTGAATGGAGAAAAACTATGGAAGAAAAGTAGAACT GTGAAACTTGGTGACACGCTGGATCTCATAATAGGTGAAGATAAAGAAACAGGAGCTGCTGTAGTTATGCGGGtagtcttaaaaaaattatctgacaAAACCgaaagtgaaaaatacaaaGTCATTTTGAGGCGTTGGAAAAACTTAAAAGTGCCCAAACAGGATGTATTTAAGTAA